A stretch of the Bos indicus isolate NIAB-ARS_2022 breed Sahiwal x Tharparkar chromosome 13, NIAB-ARS_B.indTharparkar_mat_pri_1.0, whole genome shotgun sequence genome encodes the following:
- the TRIB3 gene encoding tribbles homolog 3 isoform X2, translated as MRASPLAVPANAPSRKKRLELDDDLDTECPSQKQARSGPQPRLPSCPLTLNPPPAPVHALDVTTPSRLGPYVLLEPEEGSRTYRALHCPTGTEYICKVYPACERLAVLEPYWRLPHHGHVARPAEVLAGTQLLYAFFLRPHGDMHSLVRRRRRLPEPEAAALFRQMAAALAHCHQHGLVLRDLKLRRFVFTDRERTKLVLENLEDACVLTGPDDSLWDKHACPAYVGPEILSSRASYSGKAADVWSLGVALFTMLAGHYPFQDSEPALLFGKIRRGAFALPEGLSAPARCLVRCLLRREPTERLTASGILLHPWLRENAIPAALPRSRHCEADQVVPEGPGLEEAEEEGERDMGLYG; from the exons ATGCGAGCAAGCCCCCTGGCTGTTCCAGCAAATGCCCCCTCCAGAAAGAAGCGGTTGGAGCTGGATGATGACCTAGACACTGAGTGTCCCAGCCAGAAACAAGCTCGAAGTGGGCCCCAGCCCAGGCTACCCTCCTGCCCGCTAACCCTGAACCCACCACCTGCTCCTGTTCATGCTCTGGATGTGACCACTCCCTCCAGGCTTGGACCCTATGTTCTCCTGGAGCCTGAGGAGGGGAGCCGGACCTATCGCGCTCTGCACTGCCCCACAGGCACGGAGTACATCTGCAAG GTGTACCCGGCCTGCGAGAGGCTGGCGGTGCTGGAGCCCTACTGGAGGCTGCCCCATCATGGCCACGTGGCCCGGCCGGCAGAGGTCCTGGCCGGCACGCAGCTCCTCTACGCCTTCTTCCTGCGGCCGCACGGGGACATGCACAGCCTGGTGCGCCGCCGGCGTCGCCTCCCGGAGCCCGAGGCCGCCGCGCTCTTCCGCCAGATGGCCGCCGCCCTGGCGCATTGCCACCAGCACGGGCTGGTCCTCCGCGACCTCAAGCTAAGGCGCTTCGTCTTCACCGACCGGGAGAG GAcgaaactggtgctggagaaccTGGAAGATGCCTGTGTGCTGACTGGGCCTGACGACTCCCTGTGGGACAAGCATGCGTGCCCAGCCTACGTGGGCCCCGAGATCCTCAGTTCCCGGGCATCCTACTCAGGCAAGGCGGCAGATGTCTGGAGCCTGGGTGTGGCACTCTTTACCATGCTGGCCGGCCACTACCCCTTCCAGGACTCAGAGCCTGCCCTGCTCTTTGGCAAGATCCGCCGTGGCGCCTTTGCCTTGCCTGAGGGCCTCTCGGCCCCCGCCCGCTGCCTGGTCCGCTGTCTCCTCCGAAGGGAGCCAACTGAGCGGCTCACAGCCTCGGGTATCCTGCTGCACCCTTGGCTGCGGGAAAATGCCATCCCTGCAGCCCTACCTCGGTCCCGCCACTGTGAGGCTGACCAGGTGGTCCCCGAAGGGccggggctggaggaagcagaggaggaaggagaaagagatatGGGTCTCTATGGCTGA
- the TRIB3 gene encoding tribbles homolog 3 isoform X1 translates to MRSREYLMTATPYCILTKTGLCLFVQDGGSLPPKAAHAFGSSKTGEMRASPLAVPANAPSRKKRLELDDDLDTECPSQKQARSGPQPRLPSCPLTLNPPPAPVHALDVTTPSRLGPYVLLEPEEGSRTYRALHCPTGTEYICKVYPACERLAVLEPYWRLPHHGHVARPAEVLAGTQLLYAFFLRPHGDMHSLVRRRRRLPEPEAAALFRQMAAALAHCHQHGLVLRDLKLRRFVFTDRERTKLVLENLEDACVLTGPDDSLWDKHACPAYVGPEILSSRASYSGKAADVWSLGVALFTMLAGHYPFQDSEPALLFGKIRRGAFALPEGLSAPARCLVRCLLRREPTERLTASGILLHPWLRENAIPAALPRSRHCEADQVVPEGPGLEEAEEEGERDMGLYG, encoded by the exons ATGAGATCCAGGGAATATCTGATGACAGCCACCCCCTACTGCATTCTCACCAAAACGGGATTATGCCTTTTTGTTCAAGATGgtggctccctccctcccaagGCAGCCCATGCATTTGGGAGCAGCAAGACTGGAGAG ATGCGAGCAAGCCCCCTGGCTGTTCCAGCAAATGCCCCCTCCAGAAAGAAGCGGTTGGAGCTGGATGATGACCTAGACACTGAGTGTCCCAGCCAGAAACAAGCTCGAAGTGGGCCCCAGCCCAGGCTACCCTCCTGCCCGCTAACCCTGAACCCACCACCTGCTCCTGTTCATGCTCTGGATGTGACCACTCCCTCCAGGCTTGGACCCTATGTTCTCCTGGAGCCTGAGGAGGGGAGCCGGACCTATCGCGCTCTGCACTGCCCCACAGGCACGGAGTACATCTGCAAG GTGTACCCGGCCTGCGAGAGGCTGGCGGTGCTGGAGCCCTACTGGAGGCTGCCCCATCATGGCCACGTGGCCCGGCCGGCAGAGGTCCTGGCCGGCACGCAGCTCCTCTACGCCTTCTTCCTGCGGCCGCACGGGGACATGCACAGCCTGGTGCGCCGCCGGCGTCGCCTCCCGGAGCCCGAGGCCGCCGCGCTCTTCCGCCAGATGGCCGCCGCCCTGGCGCATTGCCACCAGCACGGGCTGGTCCTCCGCGACCTCAAGCTAAGGCGCTTCGTCTTCACCGACCGGGAGAG GAcgaaactggtgctggagaaccTGGAAGATGCCTGTGTGCTGACTGGGCCTGACGACTCCCTGTGGGACAAGCATGCGTGCCCAGCCTACGTGGGCCCCGAGATCCTCAGTTCCCGGGCATCCTACTCAGGCAAGGCGGCAGATGTCTGGAGCCTGGGTGTGGCACTCTTTACCATGCTGGCCGGCCACTACCCCTTCCAGGACTCAGAGCCTGCCCTGCTCTTTGGCAAGATCCGCCGTGGCGCCTTTGCCTTGCCTGAGGGCCTCTCGGCCCCCGCCCGCTGCCTGGTCCGCTGTCTCCTCCGAAGGGAGCCAACTGAGCGGCTCACAGCCTCGGGTATCCTGCTGCACCCTTGGCTGCGGGAAAATGCCATCCCTGCAGCCCTACCTCGGTCCCGCCACTGTGAGGCTGACCAGGTGGTCCCCGAAGGGccggggctggaggaagcagaggaggaaggagaaagagatatGGGTCTCTATGGCTGA